aacctccacgtttgatatatccttgtactcgtcctcggccacgtacttgaccacgacctcgttgactcgtttgacGAGTCTTTTCACTTttctcttccttgaaagagagtCTTGCTTGTAAAACTTGCTCCAAAGGCTCTTTACTTTTCTTATtaaacctctcttcatgggcttgtagtgaacccatgagttcatcgatagtcattgattctagatctttagattcttcgatggctacgactatatagtcgaattttgaatctaatgatctaagaattttcTCAATGACCCTCACATCACTTaaagtttcaccattcctctttaattgattgacaaccgccaagacTCTTTTAAAATAATCAAAAATTGATTccgagtctttcttatttaaggattcgaactcacctcgtagtgtttgtagtcgaacctttttcaccttatcaactccctttaaagaattctccaagatctcccatgctttcttggcggtggttgcacttgcaattttctcaaaagctccatcatctacactttgttggatgatggaaagagccttttgatcgttggTCTTCAATAACTTTTTCTCCTTACTGAGAGAACCTTTTTCTGTAGGTTCCTCATAGcattcctccacaatctcccataagtcttgtccacctaggaaggtcttcatttggatgctccatcgatcataattatcctttgtgaggcgaggaaacgtgatgacattgttggccatcatcttgtcgaacctggctctgataccaatttgttagaaataggaggttatgtatattatttgcggaagagaggattgatgatttaaaagtttgattgatattgaaagcttttcttttattgcttattgaattgctttgttgcttgattacaaatgaggggtgaagccctctatttatactactcaatggagtagtctagaataCTTCACAATCTACTAGCATCTAAATATTTCTTAGTATTATGATacttctagacctagatattttataAGATCATTCTACACACTTTCTACACACTTTGTCTACTACattttacaagaagtttctacataatggatTATGATCTTGATCCAAAAGACttgatacttgcaagcccaaatccaaaacacaaagcccaaaatcaagtttattttccaacagccccccttaaacttgatttcgttactccgagcatattccgtaatctctgaaacgtctcgtgttttagaggctttgtgaaaatatcagcaacttggtcaagtgacttcgcgtactttatctgcacctctttatttgtaacacactcccttatgtaatggtattttgtatcgatgtgtttgcttcgatcatggaagactggattctttgctagagcaatcgcagacttgttatccacatatatctctgtaggttccttttgaaaaaacttaagcttatttagtaacttcctgagccatattgcatgacaagtgcacgatgttgctgctacaaactcggcttcgcacgttgacagagtcacaatgggttgcttcttcgagctccatgtgaacgccgtatctcccatatagaacacgaaaccactcgtactcttacgatcatctatgtctccagcccaatcactatcactgtatctaactagcttgaagtgctcagaaggcgaataaaacaggccatagtcaattGTACCTTTGATGTAGtgaagtatcctcttggccgccttcaagtgatttattgtaggtgcttccatgtatcgacttactagtccaactccgtagagaatatctggcctcgtgcaggttaggtacctcagacttccaaccaaactcttgtattgtgttgggtccaccaagtatccttcatcatcttttgacaatttgagattgcaatccaccggtgtgttcattgacttgcagtcattcatcttaaacttcttgagcacctcattcgcataaccttcttgggatatgaatattccttctttgttttgttttacctcgatcccaagatagtaagccataagtccaatgtcggtcatgtcgaactcccgaaccattgctttcttgaactcctcaaacattttgggattactaccggtgaatatcaagtcatccacgtatatgcacacaatcataacatctccatcattgctaactttggtgtagagggcatgctcatgGGGGCATTTTGTAAAGTCATTCTGTTGGAAATACTTgcctatcctgctattccatgcccgaggcgcttgcttcaacccgtataaggcctttttcaattttagcaccttattctcttggcctttcacgatgtatcctaaaggttgttctatatagacttcttcttctaagtgtcCATTAAtgaacgcggatttgacatccatttgataaatcttccaattatgttgagccgcaagtgagattatcaatcttatagtttttagacgagcgacgggagcaaatacctcgtcatagtctatgccggctcgttgaatatatcccttcgccaccaaccttgccttatatctttcaacttcacctttggaattcttcttggccttgtacacccattttacaccaatagccttatgtccctttggtagtgtggcaagatcccacgtattattcttctcgattCCTTGAATCTCTTCGTCTATAGcacgtttccacttttggctttttgctgcgtcttcataacttattggctcacaatc
This window of the Rutidosis leptorrhynchoides isolate AG116_Rl617_1_P2 chromosome 7, CSIRO_AGI_Rlap_v1, whole genome shotgun sequence genome carries:
- the LOC139859663 gene encoding uncharacterized mitochondrial protein AtMg00810-like; amino-acid sequence: MDVKSAFINGHLEEEVYIEQPLGYIVKGQENKVLKLKKALYGLKQAPRAWNSRIGKYFQQNDFTKCPHEHALYTKVSNDGDVMIVCIYVDDLIFTGSNPKMFEEFKKAMVREFDMTDIGLMAYYLGIEVKQNKEGIFISQEGYANEVLKKFKMNDCKSMNTPVDCNLKLSKDDEGYLVDPTQYKSLVGSLRYLTCTRPDILYGVGLVSRYMEAPTINHLKAAKRILHYIKGTIDYGLFYSPSEHFKLVRYSDSDWAGDIDDRKSTSGFVFYMGDTAFTWSSKKQPIVTLSTCEAEFVAATSCTCHAIWLRKLLNKLKFFQKEPTEIYVDNKSAIALAKNPVFHDRSKHIDTKYHYIRECVTNKEVQIKYAKSLDQVADIFTKPLKHETFQRLRNMLGVTKSSLRGAVGK